From Syntrophorhabdaceae bacterium:
AGCCTCGTGGCGCGTGAAATCGTTCGCATATCCTGCATCATATAGGTGAGCAGTTCTCGAAACATCTGGTCCAGGAGCTGGTCAACCTGGGCATCGTCCTTGGTGACTTTCAGCGCCAGGGACACATCCTCCCTTACGAAGGCATCGAGACTTTCCTTGAGCATGGACCTGACCGTTTCCGTCATTTTCGGCAGATCGATGTAAGGTTTGAGCTGTGGTTCCCTGTTGAGTTCTTCAACGCGCTCACAAACATTGACGGCCATATCCCCGATACGCTCCAGATCGTAATTGATCTTGATTGCCGTTGTAATAAACCTGAGATCGCGTGCTGCCGGTTGTCTCAGGGCAAGCAGCTTCAAACAGAACTCATCGATCTCAACCTCCAGATCGTTGATCATGACGTCCTCGACGATAACTTTCTTGGCGAGATCCGAGTCCCGCTCGAGGAGCGCCCGAACAGCGCTGTCGATGGCCTTCTCCACAAGTCCTCCCTCGTAGAGGAGTCTCTCCTTGAGTTCCTTCAGTTCGAGGTCAAACGTTTTGTAAATATGTCCTTCAAGCATCACGTAACCCTCCT
This genomic window contains:
- the phoU gene encoding phosphate signaling complex protein PhoU; its protein translation is MLEGHIYKTFDLELKELKERLLYEGGLVEKAIDSAVRALLERDSDLAKKVIVEDVMINDLEVEIDEFCLKLLALRQPAARDLRFITTAIKINYDLERIGDMAVNVCERVEELNREPQLKPYIDLPKMTETVRSMLKESLDAFVREDVSLALKVTKDDAQVDQLLDQMFRELLTYMMQDMRTISRATRLLFITKYLERMADHAVNIAELVIFMVEGRIIRHLKEPGE